The sequence below is a genomic window from Myxococcus guangdongensis.
AGATGCACATGGGCCCCATCCCCCGCCGCTGGGTGGCCGAGCACACCGCGTACGTCGAGGGCTCCCTCTTCCAGGACACGCAGGTGTCCGGCCCCTTCTCGAAGTGGGTCCACACCCATCGCATGTGGCCCGAGCCCGCCACGAACTCCTCCATCCTCGAGGATGAAATCGAGTACGTGCTGCCCGTGGGCCCACTGGGCCGGCTCTTCGGCGGCGGCTTCGCGCGCCACACCCTGGAGCGGATGTTCGCCTATCGCCACCGGGTGACCCTGGTGGACGCACGTCGCCACCTGGCGTTCGCGGACCAGGGCCCCTTGCGCGTGGCCGTCACCGGCGCGTCGGGGCTCATCGGCTCGGCGCTCCTGCCGCTGCTCACCACAGGAGGACACCGGGTCCAGCGGTTGGTGCGAGGGCGCGCGGACGCCTCGCGCCACGAGGTGGCGTGGGCGCCGGACAAGGGGGAGGTGGACACCGCCGCGCTGGAGGGCGTGGACGCGGTGGTGCACCTGGCGGGCGCCAACGTCGCCGGCAAGCGCTGGTCCCCCGAGTACAAGGACGCCATCCTGAAGAGCCGCTCCGAGGGCACGCTCACGCTGTCCGAGGCGCTGGCGAAGATGAAGAAGAAGCCCCGCGTGCTGGTGTGCGCGGCGGGCAGCGGCATCTACGGCGACCGGGGCGACGAGCCGCTCACCGAGGAGAGCGCGCCGGGCACGGGCTTCCTCGCGGACGTGTGCCGCGTCTGGGAGGCGGCCACCGCGCCCGCCGAGGCCGCGGGCATCCGCGTGGTGCACCTGCGCATCGGCCCGGTGCTCGACGCGCGTGACGGCGCGCTGGCGAAGATGCTGCCCGCGTTCCTCGCGGGCGGCGGTGGGCCCATCGGCTCGGGGCGGCAGTGGATGGGCTGGGTGTCGATGGAGGACATCCTGGGGCTCATCCACTTCAGCCTCTTCACCCAGGCGGCCCGGGGGCCCATCAACGCGGTGGCGCCGGGCGCGGTGCGGCAGGCGGACTTCGCCCGGACGCTCGGCCGGGTGCTGCGGCGGCCCGCCTTCCTGCCCATGCCCGCGGCCGTCATCAAGACGCTCTTCGGGCAGATGGGGCAGGAGGCCCTGCTGGCGGGTGCCCGGGTGCTCCCCAACGCCGCCGAGCGGCTCGGCTACGCGTTCCTCTTCCCGGAGCTGGAGGGGGCGCTGCGCTTCACGCTCGGCCGCACCACGGCGGGCCCGGAGTTCCGCCATGGCTGAGTGGTTCGAAGCTTGACAATCCCCCCTGGGGGGACTGATGGAATGGCCCCCTATGATTCAGGTCGAAGGGCTGACCAAGTACTACGGTGAGCACGCGGCCATCCGGGACCTGGCCTTCACCATCGGCCAGGGTGAGGTCATCGGCTTCCTCGGCCTCAATGGCGCGGGCAAGTCGACGACGTTGAAGGTCCTGGGGTGCGTGCTGTTGCCGACCGCCGGCCGCGTCGTCATCGACGGCCATGACGTGGTGAGCAACGCCCACGAGGTGCGCCAGCGCATCGGCTACCTCCCGGACGTGCCGCCGCTCTACGAGGAGATGACGGTGGGCGAGTACCTGGCCTACGTCGCGCAACTGCGTGGCGTGACGGCCAAGGACACCCCCGCGCGCGTGGGCGAGGCCGAGGAGAAGACGGGGCTGCGCGAGGTGGACGGCGAGCTCATCTCCACGCTCAGCCACGGCTACCGCCAGCGCGTGGGCGTGGCGCAGGCGCTGGTGCACAAGCCCGCGCTGCTCATCCTCGACGAGCCGACGAGCGGCCTGGACCCGCGGCAAATCGTGGAGATGCGCGACGTCATCCGTGGGTTGAAGGGCACGCACACGGTGCTCGTCTCCAGCCACATCCTCCCGGAAATCTCCCAGACGTGTGACCGCCTGCTCATCATCCACAAGGGCGCGCTGGTGGCGCAGGGGACGGAGGAGGAGCTGGGCCGGAAGATGGGCGGCGGAGGCTCCGTCGAGGTGGAGGTGCGAGGGGACTCCGCGCGCGCCGTCGAGGTGCTGCGGCCCTTCGGTGAGGTGGAGGTGGGAAGCTCCCGCGATGGGCTGGTGGCGCTGACGCTGCGCGCGTCGCCGGACGTGCGGCCCAGGGTGGCGCAGGCGGTGGTGGGCGCGGGGCTGGAGTTGTTGCGACTGGACGTGGGCGCGGGACACCTGGAGTCCATCTTCCTCAAGCTGACGCATGGTCAGGAGGTGCGCGCGTGAAGGCGCTGCTCATCGCCCGCCGCGAGCTGTCTGGCTACCTGCGCACGCTCAGCGGCTACGTCGTCATCGCGGTCATCCTCGCGTTGAACGGCCTGTTCTTCAACGCGTACGCCCTGGGCGGCGCGAGCAAGCGCTCCGCCGAGGTGCTCTCGCAGTTCTTCTATTACTCGAGCGGCTTCACCATCGTCGCCTCGGTGTTCATCTCCATGCGCCTGCTCGCCGAGGAGCGACAGACGGGCACGCTGCCCCTGTTGTACTCCTCGCCGCTGCGCGACAGGGACATCGTGCTGGGCAAGTTCCTGGCGGGCTTCGCGTTCCTGGCGCTGTACGTGCTGTGCACGCTGTACATGCCGGTGCTGGTGCTGGTGAACGGCAAGGTGTCCTGGGGCCACGTGGGCGCCGGCTACCTGGGGTTGTTGCTGCTCGGCAGCGCGTCCCTGGCGGTGGGCACCTTCGGCTCGGCGCTGGCGAAGAACCAGCTGCTCGCGGCGATTACGTCCGCGGTGATGCTGGTGGCGCTCATCCTCTGCTGGTTGCTCGCGCGCATCACCGAGCAGCCGCTGGCGGACGTGTTCAGCGCGATGTCGCTGTGGAACCAGCACTTCCCGCCGTTCCAATCGGGGCTCGTCCACGTGCGTGACGTCGTCTACTACCTGGTGGTCACCTACGTGGCGCTGTTCGCGGCCACGCGGGTGCTCGAGGCGCGGAGGTGGCGATGAGCGCGCGCACTTCGGGGAGCGGGCTGGCGGCGACGCTGGCCTTCGGGGTGGGCCTGCTGGCCGTCTTCATCGGCGAGCGCATCCTGGGCGTGGGGACGGGCCGCGGGCTCTTCTCCGGGCTCGGCGTGGCGCTGGCGGTGGGCGCGACGGCGTGGCGGTTCGTGGGCTCTCGCGGCGCGAGCGCCGACCGACGCCGGGTGGATGGCTGGGTGCTGGGCCTGTACGGGCTGGGGCTGCTGGCGCTGGCGCTCTACTTCCTCCAGTCCGACCTGGGCATGTCCCTGTTCGACGCCCCCTTGTCGCAGAAGGCGCCGAAGCTGGCGGTGATGCTGGCGGCGCTGTTCCCCGCGCTGCTCGCGTGCTGTCTGGTGCCGCTGGCGCTGGTGGAGGTCGCGACCCAGGCCATGGCGCGCGCGCCGGTGATGGAGACGGGGCGGGCCCGCAGCGCGCTGTACTCCGGGCTGGGGCTGTCCTTCGTGCTCGTGTTCGCCTTCGCCACCATGTACGTCGTCACGCAGGCGAACACGACCTGGGACTTGTCGTACTTCCGCACGGCGAAGCCCGGTGACTCCACGCGCAAGGTGGTGCGTGGGCTCAACGAGCCGCTCCAGGTCATGCTCTTCTTCCCGCCCGCGAACGAGGTGGGCGAGGCGGTGGGGCAGTACTTCCGGGACTTGTCGGTGGAGAGCCCGGGGCTGCTCAGCGTGGAGCGGCTGGACCAGGCGGTGGAGCCCGCGCGCGCGAAGACGCTCGGGGTGCACAACAACGGCACCATCGTCCTGGCGCGCGGTGAGCGCAAGGAGCCCTTCACGGTGGGCCTGGAGCTGGACCGCGCGCGCGGACAGCTGCAGCGGCTGGACCAGGAGGTGCAGCGGCGCCTGCTGACGGTGGCCAAGCCCCGCCGCGTCGTCTACTTCACCGCGGGCCACGGCGAGCGCGCGGAGACGCG
It includes:
- a CDS encoding TIGR01777 family oxidoreductase — protein: MSKSLVFEARSRAPIPATELFAWHAREGALARLTPPWERMELLERTGDGIHTGARVVMKMHMGPIPRRWVAEHTAYVEGSLFQDTQVSGPFSKWVHTHRMWPEPATNSSILEDEIEYVLPVGPLGRLFGGGFARHTLERMFAYRHRVTLVDARRHLAFADQGPLRVAVTGASGLIGSALLPLLTTGGHRVQRLVRGRADASRHEVAWAPDKGEVDTAALEGVDAVVHLAGANVAGKRWSPEYKDAILKSRSEGTLTLSEALAKMKKKPRVLVCAAGSGIYGDRGDEPLTEESAPGTGFLADVCRVWEAATAPAEAAGIRVVHLRIGPVLDARDGALAKMLPAFLAGGGGPIGSGRQWMGWVSMEDILGLIHFSLFTQAARGPINAVAPGAVRQADFARTLGRVLRRPAFLPMPAAVIKTLFGQMGQEALLAGARVLPNAAERLGYAFLFPELEGALRFTLGRTTAGPEFRHG
- a CDS encoding ABC transporter ATP-binding protein, yielding MIQVEGLTKYYGEHAAIRDLAFTIGQGEVIGFLGLNGAGKSTTLKVLGCVLLPTAGRVVIDGHDVVSNAHEVRQRIGYLPDVPPLYEEMTVGEYLAYVAQLRGVTAKDTPARVGEAEEKTGLREVDGELISTLSHGYRQRVGVAQALVHKPALLILDEPTSGLDPRQIVEMRDVIRGLKGTHTVLVSSHILPEISQTCDRLLIIHKGALVAQGTEEELGRKMGGGGSVEVEVRGDSARAVEVLRPFGEVEVGSSRDGLVALTLRASPDVRPRVAQAVVGAGLELLRLDVGAGHLESIFLKLTHGQEVRA
- a CDS encoding ABC transporter permease produces the protein MKALLIARRELSGYLRTLSGYVVIAVILALNGLFFNAYALGGASKRSAEVLSQFFYYSSGFTIVASVFISMRLLAEERQTGTLPLLYSSPLRDRDIVLGKFLAGFAFLALYVLCTLYMPVLVLVNGKVSWGHVGAGYLGLLLLGSASLAVGTFGSALAKNQLLAAITSAVMLVALILCWLLARITEQPLADVFSAMSLWNQHFPPFQSGLVHVRDVVYYLVVTYVALFAATRVLEARRWR
- a CDS encoding Gldg family protein, giving the protein MSARTSGSGLAATLAFGVGLLAVFIGERILGVGTGRGLFSGLGVALAVGATAWRFVGSRGASADRRRVDGWVLGLYGLGLLALALYFLQSDLGMSLFDAPLSQKAPKLAVMLAALFPALLACCLVPLALVEVATQAMARAPVMETGRARSALYSGLGLSFVLVFAFATMYVVTQANTTWDLSYFRTAKPGDSTRKVVRGLNEPLQVMLFFPPANEVGEAVGQYFRDLSVESPGLLSVERLDQAVEPARAKTLGVHNNGTIVLARGERKEPFTVGLELDRARGQLQRLDQEVQRRLLTVAKPRRVVYFTAGHGERAETRPVPGEMPKPSVAQLKELLRAQNVDVRPLGVAEGLGREVPGDAAALVVMGATRDFLPEELTAVREYLSRGGRLWMALEPEGPGFEALLAPMGLKYLGTPLANDQVYFRTTRQQSDRGNLGTASFSSHPSVTSLSAMAGQSPVAFLGAGALDQLQPLPNGVMHDISVRAHGATFADANGNFSPDPGEMRRTWPLVVAVEEPAAKGKEPMRAVVMADADVVSDVVLPNMGNAYLAVDTLRWLTGEEAISGAVSTEEDVPIQHTREQDVAWFYATVFLAPALVLAVGFVTTRRRGRRAPRASVAAGGEQ